The Amycolatopsis sp. NBC_01480 genome segment CCGGCGGTCCGCCGGTCCAGCTCGGCCAGGATCTCCGGGCCCAGCTGCGTGACGTCGCCCGCGCCCATGGTGACCACCAGGTCGCCCGGCTTCACCAGGTCGGCGACCAGGCGGGCGGCGACGTCGAACGCGGGCTCGTAGCGCACGGAACCGCGCACCTGGTCCGCGATCAGCGCGCCGGTGACCCCGGGCACGGGCTCTTCACGCGCGCCGTAGACGTCCAGCACCACGATCTCGTCGGCCAGCGAAAGGGCCTCGGCGAACTCGCGCGCAAACGTCTGCGTGCGGGAGTACAGATGCGGCTGGAAGACCACCAGCACCCGGCCCTCCCCCGCGGCGGTCCGCACCGCGCGCAGCTGCGCGTCGACCTCCGTCGGGTGATGGGCGTAGTCGTCGTAGACCCGGACGTCGCCCGCGCGGCCCTTGAACTCGAACCGGCGGCGGACCCCGCCGAACGCGGCCAGCCCCTCGGCCAGCCCGGCCACCGGGGCGCCCAGCTCGGCGCCGGCGAGCAGCGCGGCGATCGCGTTCAGCGCCATGTGCTCACCCGGCACCGCCACGCGGACGTCCAGTTCCTCGCCGTCCAGCGCGATCCGCACGACCCCGCCGTCGGGCGCCGGGGTGTAGTCGAGCACCCGGGCGTCACCGGCACCGGTGGCCGCGCGGCCGTAGCGGCGCACGCGCACGCCCGCCGCCTCGGCCTCGTCGCCCAGCTTGGCCGCGCCCTCGTCGTCGGCGCAGACGACCAGCAGGCCGCCCGGCTCGATCCGGGCGACGAACTCGGTGAACACCCGCACATACGCCTCGGCGGTGCCGTGGTGGTCGAGGTGGTCCGGCTCGACGTTCGTCACCACCGCCACCGACGGGGTGTAGGTCAGGAACGAGCCGTCGCTCTCGTCGGCCTCCGCGACGAAGATGCCGCCCCCGCCGTGGTGCGCGTTCGCGCCGGACTCGTTGAGGTCGCCGCCGATCGCGAAGGACGGATCCATCCGGCAGTGCTGCAGCGCGACGGTGAGCATCGAGGTGGTCGAGGTCTTGCCGTGGGTGCCGGCGATGCAGGCGACCCGGTGCCCGGCCATCAGCCCGGCCAGCGCCTGCGCCCGGTGCAGCACCGGGATGCCGCGCTCACGCGCGGCGGCCAGCTCCGGGTTGGTCTCCTTGATCGCGGTCGACACCACGACGGCGGACGGCGGCTCGGGCAGCGCGTCCAGGTTCTCCGCGCGCTGGCCGACGAACAGCTCGGCCCCTTGCGCGCGCAGGGAAAGCAGCGCGCGGGACTCCTTGGCGTCCGACCCCGACGCGAACGCGCCGCGGGCCAGCAGGATCCGGGCGATGCCGGACATCCCGGCCCCGCCGATCCCGATCAGGTGCGCGCGGCGCAGCTCTTCCGGCAGCCGTGGTTCCGTCGATGATTCAGGCACCGGCGGCCTCCAGCACGATCTTGGCGAGCGTCTCGTCGGCCTCGCGGTGGCCCAGCCCGACCGCGGCCGAGCTCATCGCCGCGACCCGGGCGGCGTCGACGACCAGCGGCACGACCAGCTCGGCGATCTTGCCCGGCGAGAGGTCGGCGTCGGTCACCATCAGCGCGGCCCCGGCCTCGACCGCCGGCTGCGCGTTCACGGCCTGTTCGCCGTTGCCGTGCGGCAGCGGCACGAACACCGCGGGTAGCCCGACCGCGGACACCTCGGCCGCGGTCATCGCGCCCGAGCGGCACACCACGACGTCGGCCGCGGCGTAGGCCAGGTCCATCCGCTCCAGGTACGGCACCGGCACGTACGCCGGGCGGCCCGGGAACTCTTGCACCACAAGGGTGTTCTTCGGGCCGTGCGCGTGCAGCACGCCGATGCCGGCGTCGGCCAGCTCCTTGGCGGCGCCGGAGACGGCGGCGTTGATCGACGCCGCGCCCTGCGAGCCGCCGAACACCAGCAGCGTCGGGGCGTCCGGGTCGAGGTCGAAGAACTTGCGGGCCTCGGCGCGCAGCGCGGCGCGGTCCAGCGAGGTGATGGAGCGGCGCAGCGGGATGCCGACGACCTCGGCCTTCGGCAGCGGCGTGCCGGCCACGGCGACGGCGACCCGGGTGGCGAACCGCGCGCCCACCTTGTTGGCCAGGCCCGGCGCCTTGTTGGCCTCGTGCACGACGATCGGCGTCCGGCCGCGCGCGGCCAGGTACGCCGGCAGCGCGACGTAACCGCCGAAGCCGACCACCACGTCCGCGCCGACGCGCTCGAGCACCTCACGCGTGCGGCGCACCGAATCGCGGACCTTCAGCGGCAGCCCGAGCAGCTCCGGCTTCAGCTTGCGCGGCAACGGCACCGGCGGGATCAGCTCGAGCGGGTAGCCGCGGGCGGGCACCAGCTTGTTTTCCAGGCCGCGCTCGGTGCCGAGCGCCACCACCTTCGCGTCCGGGCGCAGCCGCATCACGGCGTCGGCCAGCGCGAGCGCGGGTTCGATGTGGCCGGCAGTGCCACCTCCGGCGACGACCACCGTCGGCGCCTTGCCGACGGGCGATCGCTCGGCTCCCTTGACGGGCTTACTCACCAAGTACCTCTCCGGTTCGCGGTGCCCCTGGCCCCGCGGTTCGCTGTTGTCCGCGCCGCGCTGGTGCGCGCGGTGGTGGTCCGCCGCACGGGTTGCCGGACCGTCCGGCGACGCTCTTGTGCCGGTGCGGGCCGGGCTGTGCGCGGCGCCGGCCGGGCTGTCTTCGCCCCCGACGCCGGGCCGCGGGCGGCCTGACCCTTGCGGGTGGTCGGCGGGCGGTACGGATCGGGTGCGGGCAGCCGCAGCAGGCGTCCGAATTTACCCGGGCCTTGCGAGCGCAGTGCGGCCACCGCCTCCGGCTCGTGCCGGGCGGCGTTGGCGAGCACGCCCATGATGAGCATGGTGATCACCAGCGAGGTGCCGCCGTAGGAGATCAGCGGCAGCGTGACGCCGGTGACCGGCAGCAGGCCGACCACGTAGCCGATGTTGATGGCGGCCTGCGCGACCAGGAACATGGTGAGCGTGCCGGAGACGATCCGGATCCACGGGTCGATGTTGCGGGTGGCGATGCGCAGGCCCACCACGGCGACCGCGGCGAACAGCGCCAGCACCACCGCGCAGCCGACGAACCCGAGCTCCTCGCCGATCAGCGCGAAGATGAAGTCGTTCTGCACGTTGGGCAGGTAGCCCCAGTTGGACGCGCCCTGGCCGAGGCCCTTGCCGAACAGGCCGCCGTCGGCGAGCGCGAGCTTGGCCTGGTTCGCCTGGTAGCCCTCGACCGTGGTGTCGGCGTTCGGCGAGAGGAACGACATCACGCGCTTGAGCCGGTACGGGGCGATGATCGCCAGCACCAGCACGCCGGCCAGGCCGCCCGCGAGCAGCACGCCGAACAGCCGTTTCGGGGCGCCCGCGAACCACAGCAGGGCCAGCAGCACCACGGCCAGGGTGACCGTGCCGCCGAGGTCGGGCTGCAGCATGACCAGCGCGAACATCACCAGCGCCACCGGGACCACCGGCACCAGCAGATGCCGCCACTGGTGGATCACGTTGTACTTGATCACCAGGATGTGCGCGCCCCAGAACGCCAGCGCCACCTTCGCGGCCTCCACCGGCTGGAAGGTGAACACCCCCAGCTTGAACCAGCCCTGCGAGCCGTTGACCGTCGAGCCGAGCGGTGTGAGCACCAGCAGCAGCAGGCCGAGGCAGAGCACCACCATGGTGGCCGACATCCGGCGGATCCGCTCCAGCTTCACCCGCAGGCCGACCCAGAACACCACCGAGCCGATCGCGACGAACATCAGCTGCCGCATGAACATCGAGTAGACGCCGCTGCCGGTCTTCGGGTCGTAGGAGGCGACCGAGGACGCGGACAGCACCATGACCATGCCGATCACAGTCAGCACCCCGGTCAGCGCCAGCACCAGGTGGAACGAAGCCAGCGGCCGGGACAGCCAGGCGGTCAGCGCCGAGCGGAACGCCACGAACGGGCTCTCCTTGCGCTCCCGCCGCGGCCGGCCTTCGGTCTTCTTCTCGTCAACTGCCGTCATTCGGGGCCCCCGCCGCACCGTCGGCCAGGACACGCACCGCGCTCGCGAACGCGTCGCCGCGCGCGCCGTAGCTCGGGAACATGTCCAACGACGCCGCGGCGGGAGCGAGCAGCACCACGTCACCGGGTCGAGCCATCGCGCTGGCCGCACTCACCGCCGCAGTCATGGGCTCATCGTCACCCGGACGGAGGCTGTTGACCGGGACATCCGGCGCGTGTCGCGCCACAGCGGCCGCGATCACGGGTGAATCCACCCCGAGTAGCACAACCCCGCGCAGGCGGCCGGCGATCGAGGCCACCAGTTCGTCGATCGAGGCGCCTTTGAGCTGGCCGCCGGCGATCCACACGACGCTGGCGTGCGAACGCAGGGACCCGGCGGCCGCGTGCGGGTTGGTGGCCTTGGAGTCGTCGACGTAGCGGACGCCGTCGATCTCGCCGACCTCGGAGGCGCGGTGCGGCGCGGGCTGGTACTCGCGCAGTCCTTTGAGGACAGCCTCGGGGCCGGCGCCGTGGGCGCGGGCGAGCGCGGCGGCGGCCAGCGCGTTCGCGACGTTGTGCGGTCCGGCCGGGCGGACGTCGGACAGCGTCGCCAGCTCCTCCGCGCTGGTCGCCGGGTCGGGGACAAAAGCCCGGTCCACCAGCAGGTCCTCGACCAGGCCGAGTTCGCCGGCGGACGGCGTGTCCAGCCGGAACCCGACGCGGCGGGCGCCCCGGGGGGCGTGCTCCTCGGCGAGCCGGGTGGACCAGTCGTCCTCGGCGTTGTGCACGACGACGCGCGAGTGCGTGTGCGCGCGGCCCTTCGCCGCGGCGTACTCCTCCATCGAGCCGTGCCAGTCGATGTGGTCCTCGGCCAGGTTGAGCACCACGGACGCGTCCGGCGCCAGCGTCGAGGACCAGTGCAGCTGGAAGCTGGACAGCTCCACGGCGAGCACCGCGTGCCCGGCCCGGACCGCGTCCAGCACCGCGTAACCGACGTTCCCGCAGGCCACGGCGTCGGCCCCGGCCGCGCGCAGGATCGACTCCAGCATGCCGACGGTGGTGGTCTTGCCGTTGGTCCCGGTGATCACCAGCCACGACGGCGGCCGCTCGCGCAGCTGCCCGACGCGCCAGGCCAGCTCGACGTCACCGATCACCTCGACCCCGGCCTCGGCCGCCGCGACCAGCAGCGGCGAGGTCGGCCGCCAGCCGGGGCTGGTCACCACCAGCGCCGTGCCCGGCGGCGGCTCGGTCAGCCCGGGCACCAGCTCGGCGCCGAGGCCGGCCAGCTCCGCCAGCCGCTCGGCGTTGCCGTCGGTGACCGTGACGTGCGCGCCCAGCTCCCGCAGGACCGGGACCACCGACTTCCCGGTGACCCCGGCGCCCGCGACGAGCACGGACCGGCCGTCGAGGTCCAGTGCGCCTCGGGACAAGGCTTAGCTCCCCAGGCCGAGCTGCTCGCTGTAGAACAGCCCGAGGCCGAACATGCAGCAGATTGCGGACAGCAGCCAGAACCGGATGATCACCGTCGTTTCCGCCCACCCGGCTAGTTCGAAATGATGGTGGAAGGGCGCCATCCGGAACAGCCTTCGCCGCGTCGTGCGGAACACCGCGATCTGCGTGACCACCGAGATCATCTCGACCATGAACAGGCCGCCGATGACGATGGCGAGCAGCTCCGTGCGGGTGGTCATGGACAGCCCGGCGACCAGGCCGCCGAGCGCGAGCGAACCGGTGTCGCCCATGAAGATCTTGGCCGGCGCGGCGTTCCACCACAGGAAGCCGACACAGGCGCCGGTGGCCGCCGCGGCGACCACGGCCAGGTCCAGCGGGTCCCGCACGTCGTAACAGGCGGGCGCCGGGTTGGGCGAGCAGGACAGCCGGGCCTGCCAGAACGAGATCACCACGTACGTCGCGAGCACCATCGCCGCGGCGCCGCCGGCCAGCCCGTCGAGGCCGTCGGTGAAGTTCACCGCGTTCGACCAGCCGGAGATCACGATGTAGCAGAAGATCACGAACACGATCGACGGGAACGTGATCAGCGCCAGGTCACGCGCGTAGGACAGGCTCTGCGACGCCGGGGTGAGCCCGTGCTCGTCGGCGAACTGCAGCGACAGCACCGCGAACACGATGGTGACCACGAGCTGGCCGACCAGCTTGGCGGTCTTGTTCAGGCCGAGGTTGCGCTGCCTGCGGATCTTGATGAAGTCGTCGAGGAAGCCGACGATGCCCAGGCCCACGGCCAGCATCAGCACCAGCAGGCCGGACGCGGACGGGGCCGCGCTGTGCGAGTTGCCGAGCCAGCCGACCAGGTGCGCCACGAAGTAGCCGACGACCATCGCGATGATGATCGCGACGCCACCCATGGTCGGGGTGCCGCGCTTCGACTTGTGGCCCTGCGGGCCTTCTTCGCGGATCTCCTGCCCGAAGCCCTGCCGGGAGAAGACCCGGATCAGGTAGGGCGTGAGCAGGATGGAGACCAGCAGGCCCGCCGCGGCCGCGATCAGGATGTTGATCACGCGTGACCACCGTTCGAGCGTTCGGAGGAGGGGGAGGACGGGAGTTCGGACGGGGAGGCTTCGGGGGGATCGGCGAGCAGCGCCTCGGCCACCCGCCAGAGGCCGGCCACCTTGGACGCCTTGACCAGCACGATGTCCCCGGGGCGGAGCTGATCGCGCAGCAGCGCGACGGCGGCGTCGATGTCCGGCACCAGCACCGACTCCTCGCCCCAGGAGCCCTCCTGGAACGCGCCCTGGTGCATGGCCGCGGCCTGCGGGCCGATCACCACGAGCTTGTCGATGTTGAGCCGGACGACGAGCCGGCCGATCGCGTCGTGCTCGTTCACCGCGTCCGCGCCGAGCTCGCCCATCACGCCGAGCACGGCCCAGGACCGCCGGCCGGACGCGCTCATCGACGCGAGCGCCTTGAGCCCGGCGCGCATCGACTCGGGGTTGGCGTTGAACGCGTCGTTCAGGACGGTCACGCCGTCGGCGCGGGTGGTGACCTCCATCCTCCGGGCCGAGCGCCGCTGCAGCGCGGACAGGTGCTCGCCGATCTGGGCGGGCGTCGCGCCGAGTTCCAGCGCGACGGCGGCCGCGGACAGGGCGTTGCCGACGTGGTGCTCGCCGTGCAGCGGCAGCTTCACCGATGCTTCGCCGGCCGGGGTGACCAGCCGGAACGACGCGCGGGCCTCATCGTCGAGGGTGATGCCGACGGCGCGGACCTGCGCCGAGGCCGTCTCCCCCACGCCGACCACACGGGCGGAGGTGCGGCTCGCCATGGCGGCGACCAGCGGGTCGTCCAGGTTCAGGATCGCGACGCCGTCTTCCGGCAGCGCCTCGACCAGCTCGCCCTTGGTCTTGGCGATGCCCTCGCGCGAGCCGAACTCGCCGATGTGGGAGGTGCCGACATTCAGCACGACGCCGATCTTCGGCGGCGCGATCGCGGCCAGCTCGGCGATGTGCCCCGGCCCGCGCGCGGCCAGCTCCAGCACCAGGTACTTGGTGTCGCGGCCGGCCCGGAGCGCGGTCCACGGGTGGCCCAGCTCGCTGTTGAACGAGCCGGGCGGCGCGACGGTGGGGCCGAGCGGCTCCAGCAGCTGCGCGATCACGTCCTTGGTCGAGGTCTTGCCGGACGAGCCGGTCACGCCGACGACCGTCAGCCCGTCCGCGGCCAGCCGGTCCACCACGTGGCGGGCGAGCTTGGCCAGCGCGGCCAGCACGGCCGCGCCGGAGCCGTCGGTGTCGCCGGCCAGCGCCACCGAGCGCTCGTGCGCCTGCCCGGCGGGCAGCGGCGGGACGACCACGGCGGGCGCGTCCACCTCCCGGCCGGCCAGCACGGCGACGGCGCCGGCCGCCACCGCCTGCGCGGCGAAGTCGTGCCCGTCCACGCGCTCGCCCGGCAGGGCGGCGAACAGCCCGCCCGGGCCCAGCTTCCGCGTGTCGAACTCGACACTCCCCGTGACGACCGGGGAGCCGTCGGTCCCGTGCAGCCGGCCGCCGACAACGTCGGCGATCTCGGCCAGGCTGAGCTCGATCACGCACTCACCTCGAGATGCTTGCGAATGGCGGCCTCGAGCTCGTCCCGGTCGGAGAACGGGTGCACCACACCCTGGATCTCCTGACCGGTCTCGTGGCCCTTGCCGGCGATGAAGACGATGTCGCCCGCCTGGGCGAGCGAAACGGCGTGGGTGATGGCCTCGCGGCGGTCGCCGACCTCCAGCACCTCGCCGCCCTGGGACGGCCCGACGCCGCGGGCGCCCGCGAGCATCGCCGCGCGGATCGCGTCCGGGTCCTCCGAGCGCGGGTTGTCGTCGGTCACGATGAGCACGTCGCTGCGGCGCGCGGCGGCCTCGCCCATCATCGGGCGCTTGGCGGTGTCGCGGTCGCCGCCGCAGCCGAGCACGGTGATGATCCGGCCGTCGGTGCGCGCCCGCAGCGCGTCCAGGCCCTGGGCCACGGCCGCGGGCTTGTGCGCGTAGTCGACCACCGCGGTGAAGTCCTGGCCCAGGTAGACGCGCTCCATCCGGCCGGGCACCTCGACCGTGCCCAGGCCGCGGACGATGTCGGCCGTCCCGACCCCGGCGCTGCCCAGGATCGCGGCGGCGAGCACCGCGTTGGCCACGTTGAACGTGCCGGGCAGCGGGATCTTCGCCGCCGCGGTCAGCCCGTCCGGCCCGTGCAGGGTGAAGGTCTGCTCGCCGGCCGGGGTGGCCTCGATGTCCGAGGCGCGCCACAGCGCGTCGGTGCCCGGCTCGATCGACACGGTCACCGTCTGCGGCGTGAGCAGCGCCTGCCCCCACGCGCTGTCCACCACCACGACCTCGGTGGTGGAGCGGCCGTCGAACAGCAGCGACTTGGCCGCGAAGTACTCGGCCATGTCGTGGTGGAAGTCCAGGTGGTCCTGGGAGAGATTGGTGAACGCGCCGACCGCGAACCGGGTGCCGTTCGCCCGGCCCAGCGCGAGCGCGTGGCTGGAGACCTCCATCGGCACGTGCGTGACGCCGCGCTCCAGCATCACCGCGAGCAGCGCCTGCAGGTCCGGCGCCTCCGGCGTGGTGAAGCCGCTGACCAGGCGCTCGCCCGCGATCCGGGTCTCCACCGTGCCGATCAGGCCGGTGGTCAGCCCGGCCGCGCGCAGCCCGGCGTCGACCAGGTACGAGGTGGTGGTCTTGCCCGAGGTGCCGGTGACGCCCAGCACGGACAGCTGCAGCGAGGGCTCGCCGTAGATCCAGGCGGCGATCTCGCCGAGCGCGGCCCGCGGGTCCGGATGCACGAGGATCGGCACGCCCGCGTCGCGCAGGGCGGGCCGCTCGGCGCCGGCCGGGTCGGTGAGCACCGCGGTGGCCCCGGCGGCCACGGCCTGGTCGCTGAAGTCGGCCCCGTGCGCGCGGGCGCCGGGCAGGCCGGCGAACAGGTCGCCGGGCAGCACGTGCTGCGCGCGCAGCGTGGTTCCGGCGACGGCGAGGTCGGCCGCCTCGGGGCGGTCGGCGATCAGCCGCGCGCCCGCTCGGGCGAGCAGCGTGGCCAGGGGCACCGGTTCGATCCGGGCCGGGCGCGGCGGTGCGGGGACCGCCTTCACCGGGCTGTCCGGCAGGGACGGGGCAGCCGGCCCGCTCTGGGGCTGGGACGAGGACACGGACACGCCCGAGAGGTTACCGAGGTCGCATTCGGGTGACCCAAGGCGGTACGGCCAATGTGTGCCCGGTCGGCACATGTGCTAAAGGCGGCCGCGGAGATCGTTACGGCGCAAGGACTTCCCGCACTGGCACCAGCCGATGTGGACGATCGCCGCCCCGACGCGGTCAAGGCCTCCTCACCCGCGCCGTACGCGGGTAAGGAGGCCTTGACGTCGGTCTTGTGGCGCAGTTGTGGCTCAGGGATCGACGAGCTGGACCTCGGGCGCCGGCCCGTCCGAAAGCGGAATCTGGTACCGCTGGGTCAGGTACGAGGCGATGTCGTGGAACAGCGGCCCGGCCGAGTGCCCGGCCGGCAGCGTGGTGTCCGGCGCGTCGAGCCGGATACCGACCACGAACCGCGGGTGGTCGGCGGGCAGGATGCCGGCGAAGGTGATGTTGTACAGGTGGTCGCTGTAGGCCTTGGTCCGCGGGTCCACCTGCTGGCCGGTGCCGGTCTTGCCGGAGATCTGGTACCCGTCCAGCCCGGCGCTGGGCGCGGTGCCGGCCTGCGACCCCTTGAGCCCCTTGCCGTCCTGGATCACCGCGCGCAGCATGTCGCGCACCGTCTTGGCCGTCTGCGGGCTGACCACCTGGACGGTCTTCGGCGCGGGCTCGGGCACCAGGGTGCCGTCCGGGTTCTTCTTCGCCTTCACGATCCGGGGCTCCACGCGCAGCCCGTCGTTCGCGATCGCCTGGTACATCCCGGCCATCTGCACGACGGTCATGGACAGGCCCTGCCCGATCGGCAGGTTGCCGAACGTGGTCGGCGACCACTGGTTGCGCGCGGGCACGTAGCCGGGGCTCTCGCCCGGCAGGCCGAGCCCGGTGCGCTGGCCGATGCCGAACTTCTTCAGCAGCGCCGAGTAGCGGTCCGGGCCGACCTGCTGCGCGAGCAGCAGCGTGCCGATGTTGGACGACTTGGCGAAGATGCCCGCGGTGGTGAACGTCTGGGTGCCGTGCACCCACGCGTCGTGCACGGTGGCGTCGGCGATCTTCAGCTGGCCGGGCACCGAGGTGGTGGACGTGGGCGTGGCGACGCCGTTGTCGATCGCCGCGGTGGCGGTGACCACCTTGTTCACCGAGCCCGGCTCGAACGGCGTGGTCACCGCGCGGTCGTTGAGCAGCTCGTCCTGGAACGTGGACTGGTCGTTGGGGTTGAACGTCTTGTCGTCGGCCAGCGCGTAGACCTCGCCGGTCCGGGAGTCCATGACCACGGCCTGGCCGCCCTTGGCGTGCGAGAGCGCGACGTAGTCGCTCAGCTGCCGCTGCAGCTCGTACTGCAGGTCGGAGTCGATGGTCAGCTCGAGGTCGGAGCCCGGGATGGCGGCCTGCAGCACGTGCTCGGTGCCCGGCAGGTACAGGTTGTCGTTGCCGTTCTGGGTGTTCACGATCTCGCGGCCCGGCGTGCCCGCCAGGTCGTTGTCGCGCGACTGCTCCAGCCCGACCACGCCGTGCAGGTTGTGCTTGGAGACGTCGGGGTCGTCCATCCGCCAGTTGGCCAGCCCGACGATGTTCGACGCCAGGGTGTCGCCCGGGTACTCGCGCTTGGCCCGCTTCTCCACGCCGATCCAGGCGAACTTCTTCACGATGTCGTCGGCGGCCGAGGGCTCGACGTCGTTCACCAGGTAGGTGAACGAGCCGGGCTTGTGCAGCAGCGTCAGCAGCTCCTGCTCGGTGATCAGGTTCGGCACCTTCGACGAGATGTACTTGGCCGCCGAGGTGACCTCGGTTTCGAAGTTCCGCCCCTTGGTGGGGTTCTTCGCGGCGTAGTCGTCCATCGCCTTGTGCAGCGCCTTGAGGTTCACCGACAGCGTGCGCGTCTCGACGCTGAAGGCGAGCTTGGCGCCATTACGGTCCACAATGGACCCGCGCTGGGCCGGGATGTCGATGGTGAGCGTGCGCTGCCGCTCGGCCGCGGCCGAGAGCGTCGGCGCCTCGAACCACTGCACCTGCACCAGTTTCCCGCCCGCGATCACCATCAGCGCGACCAGCAGCAGCCGCACGGCGGAGAACCGGCCGCGGTGCCCGCCGTTGCCGCGCTTGGCGACCGCGCGGCGGGTGCCCGCGGCGTAGGTGCGCCGCGCGCTGCCCGCCGCGCGCGCCCGCGCCTGGCTCGAACGTCCTGCCGGCATCACTGTCCCCCTTGGCCCGCGGTGTCGGCCGGCACCGCGGGCTGGTCACCTTCGATCGGGGCGCCGCCCTGCGTCCCGGCCGCCGGGGCGACCGGCGGCGCGACGGGCGCCGGGGTGTCCTGGCCCTGCGCCTTCTGCGGCTGGCCGACCAGCGTGGTCTTGCCGTCCGGGCCGACGACCAGGCGCGCCGGGTCGCCGCCGGGCACCATGCCCAGCTGCTTCGCGGCGGGCGCGAGCGACGCGGGCGACTGCGCCTTGGCGACTTCGCGCTCGAGCCGGTCCTTGGTCTCGGCCAGGTTCGCGTTGGTGGTCCGCAGCTGCTCGAGCCGGTACGAGTCGGCGATCGCCTGCGTGGTCAGCCAGAGCGTGGACGCGACGCCCGCGACGAGCAGCCCCATCATGATCAGCACGAACGACGCGCGCGAACGCGGCCAGCGCAGCCCGCGCTTGACCTTGGGCGTGACCTTCAGCGGCTCGGCCTTGGCCTCCGGCCGCTTCGGCCCGCGCTGCTGCAGCAGATCGGCCCGCTGGGCGCGGCGCGCGTACGCCCGCTCCGCCGCCGTGGTCCGCCCGCGCGTTCCGCGGCGTGGCGCCACTTCCGGCTGGGTGGTTTCCGGCTCCAGCTCGACCGTGGTCCCCGCCTGCTCGCGCCGGCGGGTCGCCGGCTCGCCCGAACGGCGACGGGACTTCGTGGGTGCGGTCATCGCGGCTCTCCGATCCTCTGTGCTGCCCGCAGCCGCACCGAGGCGGCGCGCGGGTTGTGCTCGATCTCGCCCTCGTCGGCCTTCTCGGCTCCTCGCGTCAGGAGTTTCAGCTCCGGGCCGTGCCCGGGCAGCTCGACCGGCAGCCCCTCGGGCGTCCGGGACTTCGCCAGCGCTGCCAGCGCCTGCTTGACCAGGCGGTCCTCGAGCGACTGGTAAGACTCGACGACGATGCGCCCGTCCATGGCGAGCGCGGACAGCGCGGCGGGCATGGCCCGGCGCAGCACCTCCAGCTCGCCGTTGACCTCGATCCGCAACGCCTGGAACGTGCGCTTGGCCGGGTGGCCGCCGGTGCGCCGGCTCGCCGCGGGCACTGCGTCGTAGAGCAGTTCGACCAGCCGCCCGCTGCGCGTGAACGGCTCCTTCTCCCGCTCGTTGACCACGGCCCGGACGATCCGCTGCGCGAACCGCTCCTCGC includes the following:
- a CDS encoding UDP-N-acetylmuramoyl-tripeptide--D-alanyl-D-alanine ligase; its protein translation is MIELSLAEIADVVGGRLHGTDGSPVVTGSVEFDTRKLGPGGLFAALPGERVDGHDFAAQAVAAGAVAVLAGREVDAPAVVVPPLPAGQAHERSVALAGDTDGSGAAVLAALAKLARHVVDRLAADGLTVVGVTGSSGKTSTKDVIAQLLEPLGPTVAPPGSFNSELGHPWTALRAGRDTKYLVLELAARGPGHIAELAAIAPPKIGVVLNVGTSHIGEFGSREGIAKTKGELVEALPEDGVAILNLDDPLVAAMASRTSARVVGVGETASAQVRAVGITLDDEARASFRLVTPAGEASVKLPLHGEHHVGNALSAAAVALELGATPAQIGEHLSALQRRSARRMEVTTRADGVTVLNDAFNANPESMRAGLKALASMSASGRRSWAVLGVMGELGADAVNEHDAIGRLVVRLNIDKLVVIGPQAAAMHQGAFQEGSWGEESVLVPDIDAAVALLRDQLRPGDIVLVKASKVAGLWRVAEALLADPPEASPSELPSSPSSERSNGGHA
- a CDS encoding UDP-N-acetylmuramoyl-L-alanyl-D-glutamate--2,6-diaminopimelate ligase, translated to MKAVPAPPRPARIEPVPLATLLARAGARLIADRPEAADLAVAGTTLRAQHVLPGDLFAGLPGARAHGADFSDQAVAAGATAVLTDPAGAERPALRDAGVPILVHPDPRAALGEIAAWIYGEPSLQLSVLGVTGTSGKTTTSYLVDAGLRAAGLTTGLIGTVETRIAGERLVSGFTTPEAPDLQALLAVMLERGVTHVPMEVSSHALALGRANGTRFAVGAFTNLSQDHLDFHHDMAEYFAAKSLLFDGRSTTEVVVVDSAWGQALLTPQTVTVSIEPGTDALWRASDIEATPAGEQTFTLHGPDGLTAAAKIPLPGTFNVANAVLAAAILGSAGVGTADIVRGLGTVEVPGRMERVYLGQDFTAVVDYAHKPAAVAQGLDALRARTDGRIITVLGCGGDRDTAKRPMMGEAAARRSDVLIVTDDNPRSEDPDAIRAAMLAGARGVGPSQGGEVLEVGDRREAITHAVSLAQAGDIVFIAGKGHETGQEIQGVVHPFSDRDELEAAIRKHLEVSA
- a CDS encoding peptidoglycan D,D-transpeptidase FtsI family protein, giving the protein MPAGRSSQARARAAGSARRTYAAGTRRAVAKRGNGGHRGRFSAVRLLLVALMVIAGGKLVQVQWFEAPTLSAAAERQRTLTIDIPAQRGSIVDRNGAKLAFSVETRTLSVNLKALHKAMDDYAAKNPTKGRNFETEVTSAAKYISSKVPNLITEQELLTLLHKPGSFTYLVNDVEPSAADDIVKKFAWIGVEKRAKREYPGDTLASNIVGLANWRMDDPDVSKHNLHGVVGLEQSRDNDLAGTPGREIVNTQNGNDNLYLPGTEHVLQAAIPGSDLELTIDSDLQYELQRQLSDYVALSHAKGGQAVVMDSRTGEVYALADDKTFNPNDQSTFQDELLNDRAVTTPFEPGSVNKVVTATAAIDNGVATPTSTTSVPGQLKIADATVHDAWVHGTQTFTTAGIFAKSSNIGTLLLAQQVGPDRYSALLKKFGIGQRTGLGLPGESPGYVPARNQWSPTTFGNLPIGQGLSMTVVQMAGMYQAIANDGLRVEPRIVKAKKNPDGTLVPEPAPKTVQVVSPQTAKTVRDMLRAVIQDGKGLKGSQAGTAPSAGLDGYQISGKTGTGQQVDPRTKAYSDHLYNITFAGILPADHPRFVVGIRLDAPDTTLPAGHSAGPLFHDIASYLTQRYQIPLSDGPAPEVQLVDP
- the rsmH gene encoding 16S rRNA (cytosine(1402)-N(4))-methyltransferase RsmH yields the protein MTTGHEHVPVLLDRIIELFTPAFADRDAVLVDATVGLGGHSDALLEAFPRLRLVALDRDPAALERSGERLARHGDRVDFVHTVYDGLPEAIEGLGLSSVDGILFDLGVSSMQLDRAERGFAYSKDSPLDMRMDPTTGFTAADVLNTYAPGELIRILRDYGEERFAQRIVRAVVNEREKEPFTRSGRLVELLYDAVPAASRRTGGHPAKRTFQALRIEVNGELEVLRRAMPAALSALAMDGRIVVESYQSLEDRLVKQALAALAKSRTPEGLPVELPGHGPELKLLTRGAEKADEGEIEHNPRAASVRLRAAQRIGEPR